One stretch of Lachnospiraceae bacterium oral taxon 096 DNA includes these proteins:
- a CDS encoding DEAD/DEAH box helicase, which translates to MTFKDLKLRGELLRAIKKEGYTEPSPIQEKAIPEILENRDLIACAQTGTGKTAAFALPILNNLMIDRKPKTIQALVLTPTRELAIQIFNNFKNYSRYIPLRTACIYGGAKQGPQVAAIERGVEILVATPGRLMDLMRQGIFTLEHITTFVLDEADQMLDMGFISDIRKIVSYITKEHQTVMFSATMPSKIEELARELLTSPATVKVAPQSTPAETVEQSICFTKKEDKNLVLSQMLKEENVKNAIVFTRTKHGADRLAKDLEKEEIPAVSIHGDKSQGQRQQALRSFKSGRVNVMVATDVAARGLDIPALSHVFNYDIPEESEIYIHRIGRTGRAGATGEAISLCSPDEIGRLLDIEKLLNRELKEIETQWSVKVDRVRPRSSRRNYGNYGNYGKYQRYRSGEVYCQEDMRRRDNRKWNRNSDHTENQQGQRFEYVRRRRTVKKEVKL; encoded by the coding sequence ATGACATTTAAAGATTTGAAACTAAGAGGAGAACTTCTGAGAGCAATTAAGAAAGAAGGTTACACAGAGCCGTCTCCAATTCAAGAGAAGGCGATTCCAGAAATTTTGGAAAATCGCGATTTAATTGCATGTGCACAGACAGGAACAGGAAAGACAGCGGCATTTGCTTTACCAATTTTAAATAATTTAATGATAGATAGAAAGCCAAAGACTATTCAGGCATTGGTTCTGACACCGACAAGGGAATTGGCAATCCAAATTTTCAATAATTTTAAAAATTATAGTCGATATATTCCATTGCGCACAGCCTGTATTTATGGCGGAGCAAAACAAGGGCCACAAGTTGCAGCAATTGAGCGAGGTGTTGAGATTTTGGTGGCAACGCCGGGAAGATTGATGGATTTGATGAGGCAGGGCATTTTTACCCTAGAGCATATCACAACATTTGTGCTCGATGAGGCAGATCAGATGCTTGATATGGGATTTATTTCTGATATTCGAAAGATAGTTTCATATATTACCAAGGAGCATCAGACAGTGATGTTTTCAGCAACTATGCCATCAAAAATTGAGGAATTGGCAAGAGAGCTATTGACATCTCCAGCAACAGTAAAAGTGGCACCACAGTCAACACCAGCAGAAACTGTGGAACAAAGTATTTGTTTTACAAAAAAAGAAGATAAGAATTTAGTACTCAGTCAAATGCTCAAAGAAGAGAATGTGAAAAATGCGATTGTCTTTACGAGAACAAAGCATGGAGCTGATCGCTTGGCCAAGGATTTGGAGAAGGAAGAAATTCCAGCAGTGAGTATTCATGGGGATAAATCACAGGGGCAGAGGCAACAGGCACTTCGAAGTTTTAAATCAGGTCGTGTCAATGTGATGGTGGCAACAGATGTAGCTGCGAGAGGACTGGATATTCCTGCACTTTCTCATGTTTTTAATTATGATATTCCAGAAGAATCAGAGATTTATATTCATCGCATAGGTAGGACAGGAAGAGCTGGAGCAACAGGAGAAGCGATTAGTTTGTGTTCACCAGATGAAATTGGACGATTACTTGATATTGAAAAACTATTGAATCGAGAATTGAAGGAAATTGAGACTCAGTGGTCTGTAAAAGTTGACCGAGTGAGACCAAGAAGCAGTCGAAGAAATTATGGAAATTACGGAAATTACGGAAAGTATCAGCGTTATCGATCTGGGGAAGTATATTGTCAGGAAGATATGCGGCGAAGAGATAATCGCAAGTGGAATAGAAACAGCGATCATACAGAAAATCAACAGGGACAGCGATTTGAGTATGTAAGAAGAAGACGTACAGTAAAAAAGGAAGTCAAATTATAA
- a CDS encoding YkgJ family cysteine cluster protein has translation MRREVNMDEISDGKRYTANDLVKVGVDGCRGCCDCCKGMGDSIKLDPMDVCKLSFGLNVSVEELFRTTIELKVSDGIVLPNLKIKSENDSCSYLDKTGRCSIHSIRPGLCRLFPLGRIYDVDQFQYFIQIHECTKEKRTKIKVKKWLDIENIKEYEEFIRCWHHLCEITRNVIAKSNDEEFSRNINANFLRIFFLKPYENVEHFLLEFMKRYTLFVEICN, from the coding sequence ATGAGACGGGAAGTGAATATGGATGAAATTTCTGATGGAAAGCGATATACGGCCAATGATTTGGTTAAAGTTGGCGTAGATGGTTGTAGAGGATGTTGTGATTGCTGTAAGGGGATGGGAGACAGCATTAAATTAGATCCTATGGATGTGTGTAAATTAAGCTTTGGTTTGAATGTTTCTGTGGAAGAGTTATTTCGTACAACAATAGAGCTAAAGGTTTCAGATGGTATCGTATTGCCAAACTTAAAGATAAAATCTGAAAACGATTCCTGCTCCTATTTGGATAAAACTGGAAGATGTAGCATTCATTCCATTCGTCCGGGACTTTGTAGACTCTTTCCTCTAGGAAGAATTTATGATGTAGATCAGTTTCAATATTTTATTCAAATCCATGAATGTACAAAAGAAAAAAGAACAAAAATCAAGGTGAAAAAATGGCTTGACATCGAGAATATCAAGGAATATGAGGAGTTTATTCGCTGTTGGCATCATCTATGTGAAATCACTCGAAATGTCATTGCAAAGTCAAATGATGAAGAATTTTCTCGCAATATCAATGCAAATTTTCTTCGAATTTTTTTCTTGAAGCCCTATGAAAATGTGGAACACTTCTTGTTAGAATTTATGAAACGGTACACATTATTTGTCGAAATTTGTAACTAA
- the ispD gene encoding 2-C-methyl-D-erythritol 4-phosphate cytidylyltransferase: MKIGAVVLAAGRGSRMGMEIPKQYLEVAKKPLLIHSLLAFEKSKVDVVALVVTGGDEEYCAQLLKEHGIKKVKYIVAGGSERYFSVYEGLKALEEARCDIVSIHDGARPMVDDLHIQRGIEDTIKYGASVLAVPVKDTIRFADEDGFGAQTPDRRKLWSIQTPQTFFYADCKRAYDQCVLEKKLDGITDDAMVLEKILGKRAKLTMGMYQNIKVTTPEDIGIAEEFLQ, from the coding sequence ATGAAAATTGGTGCAGTGGTACTTGCAGCAGGTCGTGGAAGCCGAATGGGAATGGAGATTCCAAAGCAATATCTGGAAGTGGCAAAAAAGCCACTGCTAATTCATTCTCTTCTTGCATTTGAAAAAAGTAAGGTGGATGTAGTTGCACTGGTTGTCACTGGAGGAGATGAGGAGTATTGTGCTCAGCTTCTGAAAGAACATGGAATAAAAAAAGTAAAGTATATTGTTGCTGGGGGAAGTGAGCGATATTTTTCTGTATATGAGGGATTAAAGGCTTTAGAAGAGGCTCGGTGCGATATTGTATCGATTCATGATGGGGCAAGACCTATGGTTGATGACTTACATATTCAAAGAGGTATTGAGGATACGATAAAGTATGGAGCGAGTGTACTTGCAGTGCCTGTAAAGGATACCATTCGTTTCGCCGATGAGGATGGATTTGGTGCACAGACACCAGATCGAAGGAAGCTTTGGAGTATACAGACACCACAGACATTTTTTTATGCGGATTGTAAGAGGGCCTATGATCAATGTGTGTTGGAAAAAAAATTGGATGGCATTACAGATGATGCCATGGTGTTGGAAAAGATACTGGGAAAAAGAGCAAAGCTTACGATGGGGATGTATCAAAATATTAAGGTGACGACACCAGAAGATATCGGCATTGCAGAAGAGTTTTTACAATAG
- the tsaD gene encoding tRNA (adenosine(37)-N6)-threonylcarbamoyltransferase complex transferase subunit TsaD, which yields MKKNDIYVLGIESSCDETAAAVVKNGREVLSNVISSQIDLHTLYGGVVPEIASRKHIENINPVIEQALVDAGKTLEEIDVIAVTYGPGLVGALLVGVAQAKAIAYAAKKPLVAVHHIEGHVSANFISHADLEPPFVCLIVSGGHTNLAIVRDYGDFEIIGRTRDDAAGEAFDKVARSVGLGYPGGPKIDQKAKEGNPKAISFPKAKVTGAKYDFSFSGVKSAVLNYQNHAKMMGEEICVADLVASFQKAIVDVLVEHTVDAAKEFGFHKVAIAGGVAANSCLREKMETACKENELLLYYPPRIYCTDNAAMIASAGYYEYLQGKRAGLDLNAVPSLLLGRAKE from the coding sequence ATGAAGAAGAATGATATCTATGTCCTGGGAATAGAAAGTTCATGTGATGAGACGGCAGCAGCAGTGGTAAAAAATGGTCGAGAGGTTCTCTCGAATGTGATATCCTCACAGATTGATCTTCATACCTTGTATGGCGGGGTTGTTCCAGAAATTGCCTCGAGAAAGCATATTGAAAATATCAATCCTGTGATTGAGCAGGCACTTGTTGATGCAGGAAAAACTTTGGAAGAAATTGATGTGATTGCTGTGACCTATGGTCCGGGGCTTGTCGGTGCACTTCTTGTTGGAGTAGCACAGGCGAAGGCGATAGCCTATGCAGCAAAAAAGCCATTGGTTGCTGTACATCACATTGAGGGACATGTGAGTGCAAATTTTATCTCTCATGCAGATTTAGAACCACCCTTTGTCTGTTTGATTGTTTCGGGAGGACATACCAATCTTGCCATAGTGCGAGATTATGGTGACTTTGAAATTATTGGAAGAACAAGAGATGATGCCGCAGGAGAAGCGTTTGATAAGGTGGCAAGGAGTGTGGGGCTTGGTTATCCAGGAGGACCCAAAATTGATCAAAAGGCAAAGGAGGGAAATCCAAAGGCCATTTCTTTTCCAAAGGCCAAAGTTACTGGAGCAAAGTATGATTTTAGTTTTTCGGGCGTGAAGTCGGCAGTATTGAACTATCAAAATCACGCAAAAATGATGGGGGAAGAGATTTGTGTTGCTGATCTTGTGGCCTCATTTCAAAAGGCCATAGTGGATGTTTTGGTGGAGCACACAGTGGATGCAGCAAAGGAATTTGGTTTTCATAAAGTTGCCATTGCTGGAGGAGTGGCCGCAAATTCTTGTTTGAGAGAAAAAATGGAGACAGCTTGTAAGGAAAATGAACTTTTGCTGTATTATCCACCAAGAATTTATTGTACAGATAATGCGGCAATGATTGCCAGTGCGGGATATTATGAATATTTACAGGGAAAAAGGGCGGGACTGGATTTAAACGCAGTTCCGAGTTTATTACTTGGGAGGGCAAAGGAGTAA
- a CDS encoding ribonuclease Z produces MLDICLLGTGGMMPLPYRWLTSLMCRCDGSNLLIDCGEGTQIAMKEKGWSPKPIDVICFTHYHADHISGLPGLLLTLGNAERVEPVKLIGPKGLERVVGALRTIAPELPFELEFYEFKENEEKMQIGPYQIEAYRVNHNVLCYGYSITIPRKGKFNAQRAKELNIPLKFWNKLQKGETICDGETIYTPDMVMGAERRGLKVSYCTDSRPVPVIAEYAKDADLFICEGMYGEEGKEEKARENKHMTMYEAAQLAKKANPKEMWLTHYSPSLNHPEEYMDQVKKIFENTKAARDGWTKELRFDEEE; encoded by the coding sequence ATGTTAGATATTTGTTTGTTGGGAACAGGAGGGATGATGCCCCTGCCCTACCGATGGCTGACATCGCTGATGTGTCGATGCGATGGCAGCAATTTGTTAATTGACTGTGGGGAGGGAACGCAGATTGCGATGAAGGAAAAGGGATGGAGTCCCAAACCCATCGATGTCATTTGTTTTACCCACTATCATGCCGACCATATTAGTGGATTGCCGGGGCTATTGTTGACACTTGGCAATGCGGAGAGAGTAGAACCTGTAAAGTTAATTGGACCAAAGGGACTTGAGCGAGTGGTCGGAGCACTCCGAACGATTGCACCAGAACTACCCTTTGAGTTGGAGTTTTATGAATTTAAGGAAAATGAGGAAAAAATGCAGATCGGTCCTTATCAAATTGAGGCTTACCGTGTCAACCACAATGTGCTCTGCTATGGATATTCCATCACTATTCCTAGAAAGGGAAAGTTTAATGCCCAAAGGGCAAAAGAATTAAATATTCCACTCAAGTTTTGGAATAAATTGCAAAAAGGCGAAACTATATGTGATGGTGAAACTATCTATACACCTGATATGGTTATGGGAGCAGAACGCAGGGGATTAAAAGTAAGTTATTGTACAGACAGCCGACCAGTGCCAGTGATTGCAGAATATGCAAAGGATGCAGATTTATTTATTTGTGAGGGGATGTATGGTGAGGAAGGAAAAGAAGAAAAGGCGAGAGAAAATAAGCATATGACCATGTATGAGGCAGCACAGTTAGCGAAAAAAGCCAATCCAAAGGAAATGTGGTTAACCCATTATAGTCCATCGCTCAACCACCCAGAAGAGTACATGGATCAGGTGAAAAAAATATTTGAAAATACCAAGGCAGCAAGAGATGGGTGGACAAAGGAGTTGAGATTTGATGAAGAAGAATGA
- the rimI gene encoding ribosomal protein S18-alanine N-acetyltransferase has translation MITKAEMGDVLAIQAVENLCFKDAWTKKMITSALEGVYDEVYVYREKESIVGYIDFRIVQDEAEVFRIAVVPEKRKMHCAWQLMEVMQEVCRQKNIVKQFLEVRVSNEPAIALYQKYGFVEIGRRKEYYINPVEDAILMKKEEEKC, from the coding sequence GTGATTACAAAGGCAGAAATGGGAGATGTTTTGGCAATTCAAGCAGTAGAGAATCTTTGCTTTAAAGATGCTTGGACAAAAAAGATGATCACTTCGGCTCTTGAAGGTGTCTATGATGAAGTCTATGTGTATAGAGAAAAAGAGAGCATCGTTGGATATATTGATTTTCGGATAGTACAAGATGAAGCAGAAGTATTTCGCATTGCTGTGGTGCCAGAAAAAAGGAAGATGCATTGTGCGTGGCAATTGATGGAAGTGATGCAAGAGGTATGTAGGCAGAAAAATATTGTAAAACAGTTTTTAGAGGTTAGAGTCTCCAATGAACCAGCTATCGCTCTATATCAAAAGTATGGATTTGTTGAGATTGGAAGGCGCAAAGAATATTACATAAATCCAGTAGAGGATGCAATTTTAATGAAAAAAGAGGAAGAAAAATGTTAG
- the tsaB gene encoding tRNA (adenosine(37)-N6)-threonylcarbamoyltransferase complex dimerization subunit type 1 TsaB yields MKILGIESSSLVASIAIVEDENMLAEYTVNFKKTHSQTLLPMLDEVMRMLGMELQEIDAIAVSGGPGSFTGLRIGAATAKGLGFALQKPLIHVPTLDATAYNLCGSDALICPIMDARRNQVYNGLYYCDRDLKVICAQRAVDMHELILELNARGERVIFLGDGVPVYQKMIENEITIPYTFAMAHQNRQRAASVASLGLCYARENKMVSASDFAPNYLRKSQAEREREEAMKKL; encoded by the coding sequence ATGAAGATATTAGGAATTGAGAGTTCTTCTTTAGTAGCATCGATTGCCATTGTTGAAGATGAAAATATGCTTGCGGAGTACACCGTAAACTTTAAGAAGACTCATTCGCAGACACTATTGCCCATGCTCGATGAGGTGATGCGTATGCTTGGGATGGAATTGCAAGAGATTGATGCCATTGCGGTTTCTGGTGGTCCGGGGTCATTTACGGGGCTTCGCATAGGTGCGGCGACAGCCAAGGGGTTGGGATTTGCTCTTCAAAAGCCATTGATTCATGTGCCAACATTGGATGCAACGGCCTACAATCTCTGTGGCAGTGATGCCCTCATTTGTCCGATTATGGATGCAAGAAGAAATCAAGTTTATAATGGGCTTTATTACTGCGATAGAGATTTGAAAGTGATTTGTGCACAGAGAGCTGTGGATATGCACGAATTGATTTTAGAATTAAATGCAAGGGGAGAACGAGTTATTTTTTTGGGTGATGGCGTTCCTGTATATCAAAAAATGATTGAAAATGAAATCACAATTCCCTATACATTTGCTATGGCACATCAAAATCGGCAAAGAGCTGCATCAGTGGCTAGCCTTGGGCTTTGTTATGCCAGAGAAAATAAGATGGTTTCTGCAAGCGATTTTGCCCCAAACTATTTGAGGAAGAGTCAAGCAGAAAGAGAGAGAGAAGAGGCAATGAAAAAGCTGTGA
- the tsaE gene encoding tRNA (adenosine(37)-N6)-threonylcarbamoyltransferase complex ATPase subunit type 1 TsaE: MEIETYSQEETMDFAKKMAEKLEAGSIVCLDGDLGVGKTVFAKGFALGLGITEPITSPTFTIVQIYEEGKMPLYHFDVYRISDIDEMDEIGYEDYFFGSGVSLVEWSNLIVELIPDNAIYVEIIKDPEKGFDYRKIVVRGWNNEDIRN, from the coding sequence ATGGAGATAGAGACATATTCACAGGAAGAGACCATGGATTTTGCAAAAAAGATGGCAGAAAAGCTGGAGGCAGGAAGTATTGTCTGTTTAGATGGTGACCTTGGTGTGGGAAAAACGGTATTTGCCAAGGGCTTTGCCCTGGGACTGGGGATTACAGAGCCTATTACCAGTCCAACCTTTACGATTGTGCAAATCTATGAGGAGGGCAAAATGCCGTTGTATCACTTTGATGTCTATCGGATTTCGGATATTGATGAGATGGATGAGATCGGATATGAAGATTATTTTTTTGGTTCGGGGGTATCTCTTGTGGAGTGGTCAAATTTGATTGTGGAATTGATACCAGATAATGCCATTTATGTGGAGATTATTAAGGATCCAGAAAAAGGATTTGACTATCGAAAGATTGTTGTAAGGGGATGGAATAATGAAGATATTAGGAATTGA
- a CDS encoding YcxB family protein has protein sequence MEEKVVIDMRLSTKDIWRFSLYHASRGFQGVFNVLITVVSLGYLIFRWNMLAVNHRAILLLLGLLFSVIQPAILYLKAASQARSEAIEQGMHLEFSNEGIDARQGDQEIHYTWDNVYKSMIKRDLLIIYFDHVRAYLVPKRYWQKDREKLLTIIRANTRVRNF, from the coding sequence ATGGAAGAAAAAGTGGTCATTGATATGCGATTGAGCACCAAAGATATTTGGAGGTTTTCTCTCTATCATGCATCGCGTGGTTTTCAAGGAGTTTTTAATGTATTGATTACGGTCGTTTCTCTGGGATATTTAATTTTTCGATGGAATATGTTGGCGGTCAATCACAGGGCAATTTTATTGTTGTTAGGATTACTCTTTTCAGTGATTCAGCCAGCAATACTCTACCTAAAGGCTGCAAGTCAGGCGAGGTCAGAGGCCATTGAACAGGGAATGCATCTTGAATTTTCAAATGAGGGGATTGATGCTAGGCAGGGCGACCAAGAGATCCATTATACTTGGGATAATGTCTATAAGAGCATGATAAAGAGAGACCTGCTGATTATTTATTTTGATCATGTGAGAGCTTATTTGGTTCCCAAACGCTATTGGCAAAAAGACAGGGAGAAGCTTTTGACAATAATTCGAGCAAATACAAGAGTGAGGAATTTTTAA